The DNA region ATCAAATGGACTCGAAATAGATCCTACGTGCACCGATATTAATATTGCTGATTCCTCACGGCGCTTTGCTGAGAGAAAGATGTTTGGACAGTGGAGTATTAAGGTACAACCTTCACTTCAAAACCTCCGGTTGCCTTGGAATCCAACCTGAGCCCATCCCAAAGGGGTTGGGGTGAGTAGAAGGATGGTTTAACAGGAACACGACTCGCTCCACGTGTACAAATGGGCAATGAACTTGAACACCGCGCGGTACCGCTTAGAACACAAACACCCGCAGGTAGTTCCAGCACCATTTTAGGAAAGACTTAGGTGCTCCAAAAGCTAAGAACGCTTGGAAATTCAACAAGAGACACTTGGGAAGGCCGGAATCTGCTGCTCAACCAACAGGTTCCTCTCGGAAGAGGCCGCAAGAAGAACGTGAGCACTGAAGGTGGTGGAACGCGACTCATGTCGGACTCTGAGCAAAcactgagcagctctgcttaGGAAGCAACATAAAGCTCTTTGGAACACGCTCCCACCGAACAACCATTTCCACCGATATTAATACTGAAGTACCGAGAAACCGCTTTGCTGGTTGAGAGACCACACGAGATTCCTGTCGCGCCCCACGTACTAGACGCTGCTAAATTAAATCAACTCGGCGTTAGAAACAGCTGTCTTTAATATGAATACTACTCAGTGTGTTCGTCCTAAACAACACCCCGTCCTTAAAAGCTTTAGGCctggcttttccttccttttccgtTCTCTGCCTCAGCTTTGGAGTTTTGGGGCTGAGCGAAGCCTCTCTTGTCCTCTCTTGTCCTTTCCCGCTGACAAGTATCGCTGGAAATACTTCTGCTCGAGCCTGTGCTTCAGGACCACGTCGCTCTTCCGCTCCACCGAGAGCTAAATGGAGGAATCCACAGTGAAGTGGCCGTTCTGCGAAAGTGTCCTGCGGTCCGCGGTGTTCAGCTTCACCACCGTGGGGGTGTATTTGGAATTCCTGTAGCACACGAAGCAGAGGATCCTCCGGAAGGTGCTGCGCATCTCGCTGTCCCTGTACGAGTAGACGATGGCGTTGATGAGCGAGTTGATCTCCGCCAGCAACAGGACGTATTTCTCCACGGCCAGGACGTTGCAGCTCTTGCAGCCCAGGCCGTCCAGGAGGAGCACGACTTGGCCTGGGGTCCAGCAGATGACAAAAGCACCTGCGGAGAGaagaaaccccattagaacgttaaaaaagaacccaaaaataccccaaaaccAGGTTCCTGGCCACGCCACCATAAAGATGCTCAATACAATTGGTTTACCTCAAAACTTAAACAGGGAGGGAGGCAAGGGGGAAATAGTTCCACtctgtatttttgctttggAGGAAGATCAAGGATTCAACAAGCAAATACTAAGAATTGAGACACTGAATCCTTACCCCCCACTCTATTCATTCAGAAAACTTCCAAGTAGTACTTTTCCCTCCCCGCCCCTCCATTGCATTTACAGATAAAGTGATTTATTTCCTATTTATGTGCAACTCCCTCCAAATAGGGGAACGgtccaggaaagaagagtcagCGTGATGCATCTTGAATAAAACAGTCTGAGTTAACAACCGGAGTTTAGAACAACACCGGGACGGAGCCAAACAGACTCCAGCACCAACACAGTCGGGTTTGTATTATGTTCTTGCCACCACCTGCAAAGCTCTTGGGCAAAAGGATAATTGCTGCTTTGCATGACGGAGGAGGCGCCCGCGGCTTTAAAGCCCTTTTTTATGGCTGTGATTTTCAGGCTGACGTAAAGGCAGCGCTCGCCCATCGCTGCAGCTCGGGTTGCAGGAGCTTCGCCTTCTGGGAAAGGGCGGGAGAAAGCGACACCAAAAACGACGCCACCCTTTACCGAAAACCAGCTGGCGGGGGAGAACGACGGCCAGAGGAGCCGCGGCACAGCCCGCCGGCTCAATTTAAAGCTGTTGCTGAGCGAAATGCTGTGACACAAAGGAACACGTCGAGGGATGTTCGGGGTTCCTGGGAGTGTTCCCCGCAGAGCCCAGGCCATGACTTCTTGATATAAAGCCAATTTCACGCCCAGGTCAGCGCAGCTTTCCCTGCACTTAACCCCTTTAATTTAGCAAATGCATGGAATTAACCCCTGGTTGACTTGCAGGAAGGTCCAATAGTTCTATCTCGAGGAAGCCTGCAGGGAAGGGACCTCCGTGTGTAGCGATGCGACTCTTTAAGGCAGGTTTTAGCATCCACAAGGAAAGCCACATTATTTTAAGACCGGCTCCCAGCAgcacaaattaaaaccagaggAATATTAAAGAtgagaaggggggaaaaatgaGGTACCTGCAAAGTTTTGGGGCTTTGCCTCCAAATCCAGCTGATTTCCTCACTCCTTAACGCAAGGTGTTCAGAATGAAGCCTGAACTCCATCTACCCAGCGTGGCCACTAACGGTTTCATCACCGTCACGCTCAACTGGTCTGTGGGAAAACTCGCTACTGGTTTCCAGGTGTACCTTGGACTCATTACCGGGTTCCAGGTCTGGTTATAGACCCGTTCCCAACGCCCAGGACCCACAGGATTATCGGCCTTGGCTCGCGCCGACGGTTCCTACCGCACCCTCGGCTTCCTCGAGCGGCTACACCCTCTGATGCATCAGGCGCAAACATTCCTCTGCGCACAGTCCAAGTTTGCAGGGGAGCGAGGGTGGGGAAGGAATTAcagcagggagggagaaaaCCCTCCACGGCCTCCAAACCGACTCCAAACCAAAAGGGATTTTCCCCAAATTGAGCGATTCCCcctgttgaagggacctggatgGAACTGGTGCCACTTCTGACACCGTCCCGTGGAGGGAGAGAAACACTCTTGGGTTACAAGACACGGGAAAGGATCCCCCAAAACAAGGTGATGCACCAAATGTGAATTGCTGCCCGGCAGCCCCATTCGATATCATGAAGCCCCATAGGACTCGTGAGTCTTGCTGACACCACCGGGTGACCCCCCGATGTTATTCAGGGAGGAAAAGCGCAATAAAGCCTTTTTCTCTACTGTGGATTGTGCAAAAATACATGAAGTAAAGAACTCCTCCTGAGTTGCATCTGATGGGCTCCAAAGCGGTAACACAAACTCAACCGCACACACGAGATGGAGAGATTGCCGGGGGAAGGAGACACCCCAGCAAAGGCAGGAACAGGCAGAAAACTCCAGTTTCGCCGCTCACAAGTTGCGACAGGAGCCGGCGTGCGCCCCCGAGCAGGGAGTTCACCGGCGCCTTTGTTTGCGGCTCCGAGGTTTCCCTGACGGAGCAAATTCTGCGCTTATCAGGAAGGATTTGCAAGCAAGGGGGTTGTGGCGGTCGGAGCGGAGTCGAGACGGGTTGCGGAAGGTTTGATTCACTTCGTTAGACCCTTAAAGCGTCGTGAAAAAGCGGATTAAATGAATCACGGCTGCTGAAAGGACGTACCCGAATAAAGCTCAATATACTGGAGAGGCAGCGCCTGAGCCGCCTCGGTGACCGAGCTGAATgcggacagacagacggacacagTTAGAGCTCTGCGGGGTTCCTGTGCTCAATGAGAGCAGGTCAAACAGAGTTTCCAGGTATATTTACCCCAGCAAACCAAGACCTGGCTCAAAAATAAGTAAATCTGATGGTTCAGTGCTTTGTTCCGGCAAACAGGAAGGAATTTGGACACAACCCCCTCTATTTCTCTGTCACCTTCTTATATCTGCCCCAAGCCCCTCTCCATCCTTTAATAAAGGATGCAccaagtgctgctgcttctccagggatggggcatccaccacctctccagGCAACCTGGGCCGGTGTTAATATTGAGAttcacctccccagccccacacaacCCAGGATGGGGGATCAAAGCATCATTTGGATCAACTACAGCACAAGGACTTATGTAGGATCCCCTGTCTTGGGTTGGTGATGGGATCAAAGCATCGTTTGGATCAACTACGGCACAAGGACTTACACAGGATCCCATCTTGGGTTGTGTGGGATTGGTGATGGGATCAAAGGATTGTTTGGATCGACTACGGTACAAGCACTTACGCAGGATCccctgtcttgtgttgtgtgggGTTGGCGATGGGATCAAAGCATCATTTGGATCGACTACAGCGAGAGAACTTATGTAGCATTCCCTGTCTTGGGTTGGTGATGGGATCGAAGCATCATTTGGATCGACTACAGCAAGAGAACTTATGTAGGATCCCCCGTCTTGGGTTGGTGATGGGATCAAAGCATCGTTTGGATCAACTACGGCACAAGGACTTACGTAGGATCTCCCATCTTGGTTTGTATGGGGTTGGTGGTGGGATCAAAGCATCGTTTGGATTGACTACAGCTAGAGAACTTATGTAGGATCccctgttttggtttgtgtggggTTGGTGATGGGACCAAAGCATCGTTTGGACCAACTACGGCACAAGGACTTACTTAGGATGATAGTGACCGTCTTGACAAGGCTGATCATGGTCTCCTTGTAGCGGGGGTGGAAGCTGGTGTGCTTGGACATGCGCGTCATCTTCCTCTTGACGTAGATGAAGATGTGCGTGTACACAACCACCATGATGAGGAAGATGACGAGGTTGGAGATGGCCCAGAAGGTCAGGTAGCTCCTGCTGTAGAGCGGGGCCATGCTGGAGCACTTGTCCAGGGCGCAGAGGCAGTGCCAGCCGTAGGAGGGGAtgagccccagcagcagagccGTGACCCAGATGCAGAAGATGAGGATCATCACGCGCTGGTTGGACATCTTGCTGTGCAACTGCATGGTGAACACAGTCTGGTGCCTCTCGACGGCGATGGCCAGCAGGTTCACCACGGAGGCCGTCAGGCTGGTGTCCAGCAGGCTCTGCCGGATGAACCAGGTCTTGAGGGAGAGCTCCGCGGTCCGGGGCCCCGTGTGGAACATGAGGAACATGTAGGCGATGCCGGCGAAGAGATCGGCGGCCGCCAGGTTCCCCAGCAGGTAGTAGATGGGGTAGTGGAAGCGCCGGTTGATGATGATGGCGGTGATGACCAGCAGGTTGGTGAGGAGCACAATGACGCTCACCGTCAGGCCCAGGGCCACCACCAGCACGTCCTTGGTCCTCCAGTACGTTGTCAACTCTTTGCGGCTGTTGTTGTAGAAGAAGCCCACGGTCTCATTGTAGAAACAGTGCTTCATCGCTGCTGTCCTGGAGGGGGACGGGAGCATCGTTAGCTgcttgtgcacacacacacacacacgaccTGGGGAGACACTGAGCACCACGATAACACCTTTGACACAGATGGAGGAGcttcaaacacacacaaacaatcGCACAAGCAACAGGAAACCGCTTCTGTGCTCCAGACAAGAGCTACATGTCTCGCACCCCGTGTCCTCAAAAGCACATTGAGGATGCGGCGAATCCTTGAATGTTCATGGGAGGAGATAAGCTTTGCCAGATCTGATAAGAGATTCTCCCCGTCCGGCCCACACAGCTTCGCGGGGATGACAGACAAAACTATTCTTGTCATCCCAGATGTCCCACATCacaacagtaaaaacaaaacagcagcagaggtttATCACTCAATCACTAAACGCCGCTCTGATGAGCTGTTGCACCCCCAGGACTGCGGCTTCTGCATCAAACTCACATGGTTCATCTTTTCCTGGGTAGTTTTATTGCTCAAAGGCCACTGTCACACACAGCTGCTTCCGACCACCCATCCTGCCCAAAACAGGCACTTCCCAAGAGGCAAAGAGCAGGTAGAGCTGTGCAGAAACAAACTCTCAGCACATAAAACCGTGGGGCTGCATCATCTACCCAGGGTGTGGGTCAGCATCGTATCACCCGTGCAACACAGGGAGcagctccctccttccccagggcTGCGATTGCAAACTTACTGCAATCTGCAGGAAACCCGGAGAGGAAAAGATGTTACACCCCTCGCAGATGTCCACGTTCCCAACTGAGAGCGTGGAAATGTCAACTCGGGTGGGTTTTGGCCCCGCTGGGACGGGCAGACCCGGTTCGGCGCCTCGCGGCACCGAGGTGCTGACAAATGACCCTGTTTTTCCTTCCCCGGTGCGTCCTGCGCATGAAGTCACCGCTTCTCCCCGTCCTCATGAGCTCAACCATCATCCTAACTTAATCCAAGCTTAAACTTAATCCAAGCTTAACGCAGCATGAGCGCTGTCCTCTTCGGGCAGGGAAACAAACCAAGCGCCTGACTCACGGTTCCCTTTAATCACCCCAAAACTCAAAACACAGCTCAGGGACCCTAATTAGTTGCACATTCCCCTGCTCTCCAGGGTTTTCCAGGATGCTCTGGTGGCAAAGCCGCCGGTGCTGGGGGAGGCGACATCGCCACGGGTTTGTCACTAAGTTGCGCAAACAAGGAAACCTTATCGCACCTACAACTGAACTTTTCATCTCCACCGTCTAATGGGTTTCGTACCGGGAAATATTATTTCTACAAACATtggtggggaaaaggaaaaggaaaaggagggagagaaggaatCAACCTGCCCCCAGGGGGTGGATTTGTGGGCTGGTACCACCAAACAGCTCCATCTTTGCTCTCTTTCCAGGCCCTGGGATGTCGATGTGGAGTTGTTGAGGAGCCGCGTGGTCCGAACACGACCGAGTGGGTCCTGCAGAGGTACCATGTGCAGACTTGGAAGGTAATGGGGGGTGTTTTGGCTTGAATGAGGGGGGAATCGGTGGGAAAACATGGAAGGGCTGGGAATAAGAACCACAAACGGCTGTGAAGTGCGGGCGGGTGGGTCTTGACCTGCAccgggggcactggggaggcacCCAAGGCACCAAATTTAAGGCTCGGCCATTTTTACATGAAACAGCTTCCGCTAAATACGTTTGAAAGCTTGAATCCCAAATCAAAATGGAAATTGCTGTTAAAGTTTGATGAGACATGTCACCTTTTTAATATTACACGTGTGGATGCCCAGGGAAGAAAGGGGGGAAGCGGCATCGTGGTCCTGAACACCCCCATGTGCAATCCAGCAGGTTTCAAATGCCATTTCATCTCATTCACATTTTCATTGGGGAACAGAATGTGTTATAAAATTAATCAGATACGATGCAGATCACAACAGGGACTTGTGTGCGCAGCACAAAGCTCGCACTACGCTTTAATTCTTAAGAAACATCAAAAACACTACAGTGGAATAATGGATCTAGGTTGTATTCTCAGTCATTCTTAAGCTGACACCAAGACAAATTAAATCCAGATAAGCCCAGCTTTAAAATTACCACTAAATTACAGTGCCCCATGTTATTTTGCTGCGAATATTAAAGATTCCACAGCCATGACGGGCCCCACAAACTTCCTCCATTAGGGTTTCACACTGGCTGGTGAAACGGGAACCGTTTAACGAGCATTTTACAGGTTCAATGGTCTGTTTATTGGGGGGGGCTGGAGCTGTGTGAACCCACAAAGGAGCCGTGTGGTGTGGAATAACCCCATCTAGAAACAGACAACGCCCAGAACGCTTCTCTATGGAAGAGCCAGTTCGGAGAAGAGTCGGGGAGCTGCAAAGCCCTGGGAAAGGTGCGTGGGTTGGAAACGAAACACGGGCGATCCCCTGAGCTGGGTGGGGACAGGAGGCACTGACAGGTTAACGCTGGTCCCCGGGCCGCTTTGCCACCACCCTGCAATTAGCAAAGTGCCCTTGGAGCGCAGCGTCAAGGGCGGCCAAGGCCACAAACCCCAATTCCACGGGGGGAAGAGAAACACCCAGCGTGGAACAACCGGCGGAGAGCGAGTCGGGCCGGTGCCATGATGCACAAAGGAGCTGGACGGGTCTATTGTTCGGTGTCCGAGCAACCTTACGCTGCTCAGCGGGCTCTGACAAGCTTTTCCTGTGTTTAATGGGTAAAACGAGCCCGTGGGTCCGCGCAGCAGCGATGGAGCTGCCCCTCTCCTTGAGCAAACAGCTCCGACCACGCTGCCTCTCCCCCTTCAACACCCAGTGCGGCTCTTGCGGTTTGGTAAGGAGCAGCACACAAAATGAGGGAAGAACGCGtcctttctcctccccaaaCGCGTTCGCCGTCTCCCTTCTTGCTCAGCTCATCGCCGCTCCGGGTTCACAGCGAGTTCAGCGGGTTTTGCACGGAAAAGAAAGGTGTTAAGTGCCCTCCCTTCTCCATTTCCTCCCGcttgcaaaaggggaaagcgcTGCTGAGCAAATTGAGAGCTGGGAAGGCGTTCAACACTTGGGAACAACCCCCAGCCTGGTGGGGAAGCGAAGGGGACGAACGGCTGAGTCTTTTCGCCCGCTAATAACCACAATTGAGGCAGAACAATGGATCTAAATGCTCGCAGGGACTCACACCCCACCTGTTCTACCCACGTCCTGCACATTTACGCAGCCGAACACTCAAACCTCTGCTGGTTTTAAGCCCTGAACAGTGCACGGTTTCACCCCGACGAGCAGCGTTCTTACCTGGAAACACAACCACCGCATCCGAGCATCGATCAGCATCGATCCCTCCTCCGTGAGCAGCGATCCAGCCGGGGGATCCCCATCTCCAGAGCGGTTTTCCAAGGGTTAAACAAGAGCCGACCGCCTCGCAGGGAAGTTTTAGCCCAGCGATCCAGAGTCCATCCCGCAGCGCTCCTGGGAGGCAAGTTTGCAAGAGCTTGCGATGAGCCCGGCCCTCCTTGAGTCCTCCCATAGGCGGGTCCTTCCAGGAGCCCCAGGAGCTGTAACCCGAGTCCTCGCCGCCTCCATGGAGCCCAAGAGCCGCTTGCCCGGCTCCTCCGGTTGCGACTGGAACGCGTGAGCTCCGATCCGCCGCCATCGCCCCGCAAAGCTCGGCCCCGACGTTCCCACGGGGGGGATTCGCTCCTGCCGCTCCACCAGCTTCACCCCAACACGGGATCTTCCTCCCGAGAACCAGGTGTGATCCGGCTGTCTCACCGCGGCTCCCAAAGGTTGTTTGCCCGGCTCACAACCGCAGCACCCGCATCTCGAGGGGCTCTAAGGATCCAGCCCCCCCGTGTCCGCAAGGATCCAGCCCCTGCAAGGATCCAGCCCCCCGTGCCCGCAAGGATCCAGCCCCCACATCTGTAAGGATCCAGCCCCTGCAAGGATCCGGCCCCCCACATCTGTAAGGATCCAGCCCCCCCGTGCTCGCAAGGATCCAGCCCCTGCAAGGATCCAGCCCCCACATCTGTAAGGATCCAGCCCCCCGCAGCAGCAAGGATGCAACCCCCCACACCTGCAAGGATCCAGCCCCCGTGTCCATAAGGATCCAGCCCCCCACATCTGTAAGGATCCAGCCCCTGCGCCCGCAAGGATCCAGACCCCACATCTGTAAGGATCCACGCCCGTGCCTGCAAGGATCCAGCCCCTGCAAGGATCCAGCCCCCGCATCTGTAAGGATCCAGCCCCCCACATCTGTAAGGATCCAGCCCCCGTGCCTGCAAGGATCCAGCCCCTGCAAGGATCCAGCCCCCGCATCTGTAAGGATCCAGCCCCCCACATCTGTAAGGATCCAGCCCCCGTGCCTGCAAGGATCCAGCCCCTGCAAGGATCCAGCCCCTGCAAGGATCCAGCCCCTGCATCTGTAAGGATCCAGCCCCCCACGCCCGCAAGGATCCAGCCCCCCCCATCTGCAAGGATCCAGCCCCCGCGCCTGCAAGGATCCAGCCCCCCACATCTGTAAGGATCCAGCCCCCCACATCTGTAAGGATCCAGCCCCCGCGCCCACAAGGATCCAGCCCCCACATCTGTAAGGATCCAGCCCCTGTGCCTGCAAGGATCCAGACCCCACGTCTGTAAGGATCCACCCCCCCGTGTCCACTGCATCACTTGCCCAGTGCAATGCGAAAAGCCTTGAAATGGAGAAGGAGCAGGGACAAGAAGTGGTGAGAcacggggaaactgaggcacagcccGGGGAGGAGTTTCCTGCTATAACTTGGTAAGAGTCTACGTATAGCTAGTAAAGGAGCTcacatttctgctctgccagcctggCGAGCCCTTCACACATGTGAGGTTCTTATAGCAGCACTTGTAAGGTATCTTCCAGCCACCACTCAGCACTAACAAACCACAGTGTATAAATtacaaaggggaaaacaaaataaccccAACACCGAGTTTACAACACCCATTCAGGTTGATTTATGCCCCTCGCTCTCGCAAAGGCCCCAGCAATTTCCATTCGGCTCCaatttcctcctctcccaccgTCCTCCTGCCATTCCCAGGAACAATGTTATCACCGGCTCAGCCCTAATCTGCCAGGCAGACACCGGGGGAGTTTGGCAGAGCCAGCGCTGTGGTGTAAAATACATCTACAAAGCAGCACAAAGGGGAAGGAGATACGGCCGGAGACCCAAGGACACATTAACAGAGCAGTCGTGTCAGGAGAAAAGGACGAACAGGACGGGCTGGGAGAGCAGAGCGGCGATTATAGTCCTGCAAAAACTCAGCGTTGCACCAGGCTCGTGAAATTCTACCCCTGCAAAGGGCGAAATCGCAGCAGGAAGCTCAGGATGGCGATAAAACCTCTGGGAGAACCCGCTTACAGATTCTGCACCATTGGGCCACGATGCT from Columba livia isolate bColLiv1 breed racing homer chromosome 30, bColLiv1.pat.W.v2, whole genome shotgun sequence includes:
- the LPAR2 gene encoding lysophosphatidic acid receptor 2, with amino-acid sequence MLGCGGCVSRTAAMKHCFYNETVGFFYNNSRKELTTYWRTKDVLVVALGLTVSVIVLLTNLLVITAIIINRRFHYPIYYLLGNLAAADLFAGIAYMFLMFHTGPRTAELSLKTWFIRQSLLDTSLTASVVNLLAIAVERHQTVFTMQLHSKMSNQRVMILIFCIWVTALLLGLIPSYGWHCLCALDKCSSMAPLYSRSYLTFWAISNLVIFLIMVVVYTHIFIYVKRKMTRMSKHTSFHPRYKETMISLVKTVTIILSAFVICWTPGQVVLLLDGLGCKSCNVLAVEKYVLLLAEINSLINAIVYSYRDSEMRSTFRRILCFVCYRNSKYTPTVVKLNTADRRTLSQNGHFTVDSSI